One region of Tepidamorphus gemmatus genomic DNA includes:
- a CDS encoding bifunctional DNA primase/polymerase, whose product MLPGLLDHARLYLGLGFAVLPLHFPFEREGRLECSCGREDCRQPAKHPFGRLVRNGLKDASKDPATVEGWFTKTRFNIAIATGAPSGVIVLDIDPRHGGDETLADLDREHGPLPTTWRFLTGGGGEHVLFRHPGRSVANSAGALGPGIDVRGDGGYIVAPPSLHICGRPYAISVDHHPEDVPLADAPAWLLERIAATRTADKARKAAQWRTLARDGAMNGERNVTIARLSGLLLGRRIDPHVCLDLMLAFNATRCQPPLPEDEVVATVASIARRELAGRAARREGGDHG is encoded by the coding sequence ATGCTTCCCGGCCTGCTGGACCATGCGCGGCTCTATCTTGGGCTCGGCTTCGCCGTGCTGCCGCTGCACTTCCCGTTCGAGCGCGAGGGCAGGCTCGAATGCTCCTGCGGGCGCGAGGATTGCCGCCAGCCGGCCAAGCACCCGTTCGGGCGGCTGGTTCGGAACGGTCTCAAGGACGCGAGCAAGGACCCGGCAACGGTCGAGGGCTGGTTCACGAAAACCCGCTTCAACATCGCCATCGCCACCGGCGCGCCGAGCGGCGTGATCGTGCTCGACATCGACCCGCGTCATGGCGGCGACGAGACGCTGGCCGACCTCGATCGCGAGCATGGACCGCTCCCCACGACCTGGCGCTTCCTGACCGGCGGCGGTGGCGAGCACGTGCTGTTTCGGCATCCAGGGCGCAGTGTGGCCAACAGCGCCGGCGCGCTCGGACCCGGCATCGACGTGCGCGGCGATGGCGGCTACATCGTCGCCCCGCCCTCTCTGCATATCTGCGGCCGCCCCTACGCCATCTCGGTCGATCACCATCCCGAGGACGTGCCGCTCGCCGACGCGCCCGCGTGGCTGCTCGAACGCATCGCCGCGACCAGGACGGCGGACAAGGCTCGCAAAGCCGCCCAGTGGCGAACCCTGGCGCGCGACGGCGCCATGAACGGCGAGCGCAACGTCACCATCGCCCGACTGTCGGGTCTCCTGCTCGGCCGGCGGATCGATCCGCATGTCTGCCTCGACCTGATGCTCGCCTTCAACGCTACGCGCTGCCAGCCTCCGCTGCCGGAGGACGAGGTGGTGGCGACCGTCGCCAGCATCGCCCGCCGCGAGCTCGCCGGCCGCGCCGCGCGACGTGAGGGAGGCGACCATGGGTGA
- a CDS encoding phage/plasmid primase, P4 family produces MGDVHDLLDEMLKRGRQADESAEAIDRPIEYADESLALRFTAQHEHDLRYVHLWGRWLRWDGRRWRTDETLETFDLARAIARAASAEIVERNGSAKVASSVASAKTIAAIERLARADRRHATRTEDWDADPWLLNTPGGTVDLKTGRLRPHAREDLITKITAVAPGGACPLWLAFLDRVFRSDQELIAFAQRMLGYSLTGSIRDHALFFLYGTGGNGKGVFLNTWHKIMGDYSCIASMETFVASKTERHPTDLAMLRGARAVMAQETEQGQRWAESRIKALTGGDAISARFMRQDFFTFEPAFKLMIAGNHKPSLRNVDEAVRRRFNLVPFTVTIPKAERNPNLPQKLEAEWPGILAWAIEGCLEWQRIGLAPPPAVLDATEGYLADEDAIGRFLDERCETGDMLVMEEVKELFASWRDWCNATGEYAGSTKRFSQNLETRGFQRIQHPSNRRACFAGIRLVVRGATDWGDFNAG; encoded by the coding sequence ATGGGTGATGTGCACGACCTCCTCGACGAGATGCTGAAGCGCGGTAGGCAGGCGGACGAGTCGGCCGAGGCCATCGACCGCCCCATCGAATATGCCGACGAGTCGCTGGCGCTGCGCTTCACGGCCCAGCACGAACACGACCTGCGCTACGTCCATCTCTGGGGCCGCTGGCTCAGATGGGACGGACGGCGTTGGCGCACCGACGAGACGCTGGAGACGTTCGATCTCGCCCGCGCCATCGCGCGCGCCGCCTCGGCCGAGATCGTCGAGCGCAACGGTTCGGCGAAGGTCGCATCGAGTGTTGCCAGCGCCAAGACCATCGCCGCCATCGAGCGGCTGGCGCGCGCCGATCGTCGGCATGCCACCCGCACCGAGGACTGGGACGCCGATCCCTGGCTCCTCAACACGCCGGGCGGCACGGTCGATCTGAAGACCGGCAGGCTGCGCCCGCATGCGCGCGAGGACCTGATCACCAAGATCACCGCCGTCGCGCCCGGCGGCGCGTGCCCACTGTGGCTTGCCTTCCTCGACCGCGTGTTCCGCTCCGACCAGGAGCTCATTGCCTTCGCGCAGCGCATGCTCGGCTACAGCCTGACCGGCTCGATCCGCGACCACGCCCTGTTCTTCCTCTACGGCACCGGGGGCAACGGCAAGGGCGTCTTTCTCAACACCTGGCACAAGATCATGGGCGACTATTCCTGCATCGCCTCGATGGAAACCTTCGTCGCCTCCAAGACCGAGCGCCACCCGACCGACCTCGCCATGCTACGCGGTGCCCGCGCCGTCATGGCGCAGGAGACCGAGCAGGGCCAGCGCTGGGCGGAATCGCGCATCAAGGCGCTGACCGGCGGCGACGCCATCTCGGCCCGCTTCATGCGCCAGGACTTCTTCACCTTCGAGCCTGCCTTCAAGCTGATGATCGCCGGCAACCACAAACCGTCACTGCGCAATGTCGACGAGGCGGTGCGCCGGCGCTTCAACCTCGTGCCCTTCACCGTCACCATCCCCAAGGCCGAACGCAATCCCAACCTGCCTCAGAAGCTCGAGGCCGAGTGGCCCGGCATCCTCGCCTGGGCCATCGAAGGCTGCCTCGAATGGCAGCGCATCGGCCTCGCGCCGCCGCCTGCCGTACTCGACGCCACCGAAGGCTACCTCGCCGACGAGGATGCCATCGGCCGCTTCCTCGACGAGCGCTGCGAGACCGGCGACATGCTCGTCATGGAGGAGGTGAAGGAGCTGTTCGCCTCCTGGCGCGACTGGTGCAACGCCACCGGTGAGTATGCCGGCTCGACCAAGCGCTTCAGCCAGAACCTGGAGACCCGCGGCTTTCAGCGCATCCAGCATCCGAGCAATCGCCGCGCCTGCTTCGCCGGCATCCGGCTCGTCGTGCGCGGCGCGACCGACTGGGGCGACTTCAATGCCGGCTGA
- a CDS encoding phage terminase large subunit family protein, with amino-acid sequence MLVEADDAWRRGIRPEPPITVSEWADRNRVLPTTSAEPGRWRTSRTPYLRAVMDALSASSPYERVVLMKGAQTGGTEAGLNWLGYIIHNAPGIVMMVQPSLDMVRRNTTVRIDPLIEATPSLRDLVAPPRSRDAGNSLFRKSFPGGQLVMTGANSPVGLRSTPVRYLFLDEVDGYPGDADGEGDPVDLAIQRTATFRGRRKIFMVSTPTLKGYSRIEAAFAESDQRYFHVPCLACGDMAPITWARIRWPDGKRDQAHLVCEACGGIHHEHDKTRLLEAGEWRATQPGDGRTAGFHLSALYSPWETWAEIAIEHGRVMKDPPRLQVWVNTRLGESWEDQAGDTVPADPLMARREDWGEDLPAGVAVLTAGVDVQGDRIEVQVVGWGRDEEAWVIDYRVLWGDPSGPRLWSDLDHYLRTTFVHPHAVPDLPVRAVCVDTGGHHTKMAYEFCRTRLARRVWAIKGRGGPGVPVWPRRPTRTNKGKIPLFVVGVDAVKDAVYARLKLTEPGPGAIHFPRRLDAEYFRQLTAERVVTRFERGRPIRSWQPKRDGERNEALDTFVYAHAALHGLISMALRLNEEAEAALAAGRKGETPVTKPASAPVIRSAWLQRNA; translated from the coding sequence ATGCTGGTTGAAGCCGATGACGCCTGGCGGCGCGGCATCCGCCCCGAGCCACCGATCACCGTGTCGGAATGGGCGGACCGCAATCGCGTGCTTCCCACGACATCGGCCGAACCTGGCCGCTGGCGCACCAGCCGCACTCCCTATCTGCGCGCCGTCATGGACGCGCTCTCGGCATCGAGCCCCTACGAGCGCGTGGTGCTGATGAAGGGCGCGCAGACCGGTGGCACCGAGGCTGGGCTGAACTGGCTCGGCTACATCATCCACAACGCGCCCGGCATCGTGATGATGGTGCAGCCCTCGCTCGATATGGTGCGCCGGAACACTACCGTGCGCATCGACCCGCTGATCGAGGCGACACCCAGCTTGCGCGATCTGGTCGCCCCGCCGCGCTCGCGCGATGCCGGCAACAGCCTGTTCCGCAAATCCTTTCCCGGCGGCCAGCTCGTCATGACCGGCGCCAACAGCCCTGTCGGCCTGCGGTCCACTCCGGTGCGCTATCTCTTCCTCGACGAGGTGGACGGCTATCCGGGCGACGCCGATGGCGAGGGCGATCCGGTCGATCTCGCCATCCAGCGCACCGCCACCTTCCGGGGCCGGCGCAAGATCTTCATGGTCTCGACACCGACGCTCAAAGGCTACTCCCGCATCGAGGCGGCCTTCGCCGAGTCCGATCAGCGGTATTTCCATGTGCCGTGCCTCGCCTGCGGCGACATGGCGCCGATCACTTGGGCGCGCATCCGCTGGCCCGATGGCAAGCGCGATCAGGCCCACCTCGTCTGCGAGGCCTGCGGCGGCATTCACCACGAGCACGACAAGACGCGCTTGCTCGAGGCCGGCGAATGGCGTGCGACCCAGCCGGGCGATGGGCGCACCGCCGGGTTCCACCTCTCGGCGCTCTATTCCCCTTGGGAGACCTGGGCCGAGATCGCCATCGAGCACGGCAGGGTCATGAAGGACCCGCCGCGCCTGCAGGTCTGGGTCAACACCAGGCTCGGCGAATCCTGGGAGGACCAGGCCGGCGACACCGTGCCCGCCGATCCGCTCATGGCGCGGCGCGAGGACTGGGGCGAGGACCTGCCTGCCGGTGTCGCCGTGCTCACCGCCGGCGTCGATGTGCAGGGCGACCGCATCGAGGTCCAGGTGGTCGGCTGGGGCCGCGACGAGGAGGCCTGGGTCATCGACTACCGCGTGCTTTGGGGCGATCCCTCGGGCCCGCGTCTGTGGTCCGATCTCGACCACTATCTGCGCACGACCTTCGTCCATCCGCACGCCGTGCCCGATCTGCCGGTCCGCGCCGTCTGCGTCGACACCGGCGGCCACCACACCAAGATGGCCTACGAGTTCTGCCGCACCCGTCTCGCCCGCCGCGTCTGGGCGATCAAGGGCCGTGGCGGCCCCGGCGTGCCCGTCTGGCCGCGCCGGCCGACCCGCACCAACAAGGGCAAGATCCCGCTGTTCGTTGTCGGCGTCGACGCGGTGAAGGATGCTGTCTATGCCCGCCTCAAGCTCACCGAGCCCGGCCCCGGCGCCATCCACTTCCCGCGCCGGCTCGACGCGGAGTATTTCCGGCAGCTCACCGCCGAGCGCGTCGTCACCCGCTTCGAGCGCGGACGCCCGATTCGCTCCTGGCAGCCCAAGCGCGACGGCGAGCGCAACGAGGCGCTGGACACGTTCGTCTACGCCCACGCCGCCCTGCACGGGCTGATCAGCATGGCGCTGAGGCTGAATGAGGAGGCGGAGGCCGCCTTAGCGGCGGGGCGCAAGGGCGAGACGCCGGTAACGAAGCCCGCCAGCGCCCCGGTCATCCGGTCGGCGTGGCTTCAACGCAACGCTTGA
- a CDS encoding DNA methyltransferase → MKSLSENRVGKKHKPTSTVGRGRAVKTVMSDVPSEYKDDFVSVFLGDSAELCENWPEPTVIVSDGGYGVLGFEGDTSDHLDLPDWYEPHVAAWSRKATPTTTLWFWNSEIGWAAVHPVLEKHGWRYMNANIWNKGKGHIAGNVNTQRIRRFPVVSEVCVQYVFEARIDGLVLKEWLLREWKRTGLPLRKANEACGVADAAVRKYLDQGHLWYFPPPEMFVRLQEYANAHGDPSGRPYFSIDGKRPGTVEEWAAMRSKFRCPHGYTNVWDRPALRSEERFKLNGDSGRAIHLNQKPLDLMTMIIKASSDEGDVVWEPFGGLFSACVAARRLGRYSYGAEIDPTYFHYAIHRLTEESRQYPLL, encoded by the coding sequence TTGAAATCACTTTCCGAGAATCGAGTCGGCAAGAAGCACAAACCTACAAGCACCGTAGGCCGTGGTCGCGCCGTTAAAACGGTAATGTCTGACGTTCCCTCCGAATATAAAGATGACTTCGTATCGGTCTTTCTTGGAGACAGCGCGGAGCTATGTGAAAATTGGCCTGAACCGACTGTAATTGTTTCAGATGGCGGCTACGGTGTACTAGGTTTCGAGGGAGATACTTCGGATCATCTAGATCTGCCGGATTGGTACGAGCCGCATGTCGCGGCTTGGTCGCGCAAGGCGACACCGACGACAACCCTTTGGTTCTGGAACTCAGAGATAGGCTGGGCAGCGGTCCATCCCGTGTTGGAAAAGCACGGCTGGCGCTACATGAACGCGAACATCTGGAACAAGGGAAAGGGTCATATTGCCGGGAACGTCAACACCCAGCGTATACGCCGCTTCCCGGTGGTATCCGAGGTCTGCGTTCAATATGTCTTCGAGGCTCGAATTGACGGGCTAGTGTTGAAGGAATGGCTTCTGCGAGAGTGGAAACGCACCGGGCTGCCCTTGAGAAAGGCCAATGAAGCTTGTGGAGTAGCAGACGCGGCGGTCAGGAAATATCTTGATCAAGGGCATCTCTGGTACTTTCCGCCACCGGAAATGTTTGTCCGCCTACAGGAATATGCGAACGCGCACGGTGATCCGAGCGGCAGACCCTACTTCTCGATCGATGGGAAACGGCCGGGCACTGTGGAAGAATGGGCTGCCATGCGTTCTAAGTTCCGTTGCCCGCACGGATACACAAATGTCTGGGACCGTCCGGCGTTACGGAGCGAGGAGCGCTTCAAGTTGAATGGTGACTCGGGGAGGGCCATCCATTTAAACCAGAAACCGCTGGACCTTATGACGATGATAATCAAGGCATCGTCGGATGAGGGGGATGTTGTCTGGGAGCCTTTCGGCGGGCTTTTTTCAGCTTGCGTTGCGGCACGTCGTCTTGGCCGATATTCGTATGGTGCCGAGATTGATCCGACATACTTCCACTATGCGATTCATCGTCTTACCGAAGAATCTCGTCAGTATCCGCTTCTTTAA
- a CDS encoding helix-turn-helix transcriptional regulator — MPLKSLHSDEYEAFLQVLIAARKDAGITQQDLAKALGKPQSFVSKYERRERRLDVVEFVAVARAIGLEPGKTIREIEARIASRSKQGTPR; from the coding sequence GTGCCGTTGAAGTCCTTACACTCCGACGAGTATGAAGCGTTTCTACAAGTTCTGATCGCTGCACGAAAAGACGCAGGCATCACACAACAGGACTTGGCCAAGGCTCTCGGAAAGCCGCAGTCCTTTGTTTCTAAGTATGAGCGCCGGGAACGTCGTCTCGACGTAGTGGAGTTCGTCGCCGTTGCTCGTGCGATTGGCTTGGAGCCGGGCAAGACGATTCGGGAGATTGAAGCTCGTATCGCATCGCGTTCGAAACAGGGAACTCCGCGATGA
- a CDS encoding phage portal protein: MRNFVQRLLGIGRTRAFDAAGGGRRWESAKTVDGLNAAILAGATTAARRAGWYARNNPWVAAAVDSLVGNVVGAGIKPQSAHPDRAVREALQALWLRWTDHADAGGLGDLYGLQAMAVRAMIESGEAFARLKVARDTPSGIVPLRLDLLDREQVPLDLHRDIGGGARIRAGIEFDSAGQRVAYHVHASRLGDPLAPLRFEPVRVPAADLLHLFKPLAAGQLRGITWLAPVLLRLHELDQFEDAALVKAKVAALFTGFITDPDGTVGGLSGTGNAGVLQVGMEPGSLIPLPPGADIRFSNPTEHDAYAPFVKNHLRAVAAGLGLPYELVSGDLEGVTYSSIRAGLIEFRRRVEQLQHNVVVHLFCRPVWERFLRLAVLSGDLPARNFDRDPAAYLGCEWLPPKFDYVDPMKDVQAEIMAIGAGLKSRSQAISERGYDAEQVDAEIAADQSRATALGLDFSRAKRIPTEAANA, encoded by the coding sequence ATGCGGAACTTCGTCCAACGGCTTCTCGGGATCGGCAGGACGCGCGCCTTTGACGCGGCGGGCGGTGGCCGGCGCTGGGAGAGCGCCAAGACGGTCGATGGCCTGAACGCCGCGATCCTGGCGGGCGCCACTACGGCCGCGCGCCGGGCCGGATGGTACGCCCGCAACAATCCCTGGGTCGCGGCGGCGGTGGACAGCCTGGTCGGCAACGTGGTCGGCGCCGGGATCAAGCCGCAGTCGGCGCATCCCGACCGCGCCGTGCGCGAGGCGCTGCAAGCGCTGTGGCTGCGCTGGACCGATCATGCCGACGCCGGCGGGCTCGGCGACCTTTACGGCCTCCAGGCCATGGCCGTGCGGGCGATGATCGAGAGCGGCGAGGCCTTCGCGCGGCTCAAGGTCGCTCGCGATACGCCGAGCGGCATCGTCCCGCTCAGGCTCGATCTCCTGGATCGCGAGCAGGTGCCTCTGGACCTGCATCGCGATATCGGCGGCGGGGCGCGCATCCGCGCCGGCATCGAGTTCGACTCTGCCGGCCAGCGCGTCGCCTACCATGTCCACGCCTCCCGCCTGGGCGACCCGCTGGCGCCCCTGCGCTTCGAGCCGGTGCGTGTCCCCGCCGCCGATCTTCTCCACCTGTTCAAGCCGCTCGCCGCGGGCCAACTGCGCGGCATCACCTGGCTCGCGCCGGTGCTGCTGCGGCTGCACGAGCTCGACCAGTTCGAGGATGCCGCGCTGGTCAAGGCCAAGGTCGCGGCGCTCTTCACCGGCTTCATCACCGATCCCGACGGCACCGTTGGCGGGCTGTCGGGCACGGGCAATGCCGGCGTGCTACAGGTCGGCATGGAGCCCGGCAGTCTGATCCCGCTGCCGCCTGGCGCCGACATCCGCTTCTCCAACCCGACCGAGCACGATGCCTATGCGCCCTTCGTGAAGAACCATCTGCGCGCTGTGGCCGCCGGGCTGGGCCTGCCCTACGAGCTCGTCTCGGGTGATCTCGAAGGCGTCACCTATTCCTCGATCCGCGCCGGGCTGATCGAGTTCCGCCGCCGCGTCGAGCAGCTGCAGCACAACGTCGTCGTCCACCTGTTCTGCCGCCCGGTCTGGGAGCGGTTCCTGCGGCTGGCCGTGCTGTCGGGTGACCTACCGGCGCGCAACTTCGACCGGGATCCGGCGGCATACCTCGGCTGTGAATGGCTGCCGCCGAAGTTCGACTATGTCGATCCGATGAAAGACGTGCAGGCCGAGATCATGGCGATCGGCGCAGGGCTGAAGAGCCGGTCCCAGGCGATCTCCGAGCGCGGCTACGACGCCGAGCAGGTGGACGCCGAGATCGCCGCCGACCAGAGCCGTGCCACGGCGCTCGGGCTCGACTTCTCCCGCGCGAAGCGCATCCCGACGGAGGCGGCCAATGCCTGA
- a CDS encoding prohead protease/major capsid protein fusion protein, translated as MPETLPLLTRRADLAPATADAQARTVEVIWSTGAPVRRRDMAGEYIERLSLDPEAVDLSRLEGASVLDAHRQSAVRDVLGSVREAAVDGRRGTALVQFSARPEVEPIWQDVLAGILRHVSVGYSVEEWAESSENGARVLTAARWTPHEISLVPTAADPGAKIRMETDMPETTSPAADTPPEATTQTRAAVNSEIRSIARIAGLDQAWVDGQIDGNADADGARRAAFEALARRSSPAIWTEQVRVEMGESQDEPSLRARQMGEALYARINPRHELSEPARRYAYATPVDMAKELLTLRGESTLGLSPATLITRALHTTSDFPIILGDTVGRVLRDAYQAAPAGVRRLGRQTTARDFRAINKIMLGEAPLLEKLNEHGEIKAGTMAEAREAYRVETWARKIGITRQVLVNDDLGAFSDLARRMGQGAAETEARILVDLLEANSGNGPKLSDNKTLFHADHGNKAGSGAAISDATLSAARLAMRSQTGLSGQPISATPKYLLVPPAQETTAEKWLATIAAAKAADVNPFSGSLTLVVEPRLSSATRWYVSADPAEIDGLEYAYLAGGEGPQVETKAGWDVDGVEIRVILDFGAGFIDWRGWYQNAGA; from the coding sequence ATGCCTGAGACGCTTCCGCTCCTGACTCGCCGCGCCGATCTCGCACCCGCCACCGCCGACGCTCAAGCCCGCACCGTCGAGGTCATCTGGTCGACGGGCGCACCGGTCCGTCGCCGCGACATGGCGGGCGAATACATCGAGCGGCTGAGTCTCGATCCCGAGGCCGTGGACCTGTCGCGCCTCGAGGGCGCCTCCGTGCTCGACGCCCACCGACAGTCGGCAGTCCGCGATGTGCTTGGCTCGGTGCGCGAGGCCGCCGTCGACGGCAGGCGCGGCACGGCCCTGGTCCAGTTCTCGGCCCGGCCCGAGGTCGAGCCGATCTGGCAGGACGTGCTGGCCGGCATCCTGCGCCATGTCTCGGTCGGCTACTCGGTCGAGGAATGGGCCGAGAGCTCCGAGAACGGCGCGCGCGTGCTCACCGCCGCGCGCTGGACACCGCATGAGATTTCCCTGGTGCCGACCGCCGCCGACCCCGGCGCAAAGATCCGAATGGAGACCGACATGCCCGAGACCACGAGCCCGGCGGCCGACACGCCGCCCGAGGCGACGACGCAGACGCGCGCCGCCGTCAATTCCGAGATTCGCTCCATCGCCCGCATAGCCGGGCTCGACCAGGCGTGGGTGGATGGACAGATCGACGGCAACGCCGATGCCGACGGCGCGCGACGCGCCGCCTTCGAAGCGCTGGCCCGTCGTTCCTCTCCTGCCATCTGGACCGAACAGGTGCGCGTCGAGATGGGCGAGAGCCAGGACGAGCCATCATTGCGCGCCCGGCAGATGGGCGAAGCCCTCTACGCCCGAATCAATCCGCGCCACGAACTGTCCGAGCCTGCCCGCCGCTATGCCTATGCCACGCCCGTCGATATGGCGAAGGAGTTGCTGACGCTGCGCGGCGAGAGCACGCTTGGCCTCTCGCCGGCGACGCTGATCACGCGGGCGCTCCACACGACCTCGGACTTCCCAATCATCCTTGGCGACACCGTCGGCCGCGTGCTGCGTGATGCCTATCAGGCGGCACCGGCCGGCGTGCGCCGCCTCGGCCGCCAGACCACGGCGCGCGACTTCCGCGCGATCAACAAGATCATGCTGGGCGAAGCGCCGCTGCTCGAAAAGCTCAACGAGCACGGCGAGATCAAGGCCGGCACGATGGCCGAGGCGCGCGAGGCCTACAGGGTCGAGACCTGGGCGCGCAAGATCGGCATCACTCGGCAGGTGCTGGTCAACGACGACCTCGGCGCGTTCTCCGACCTTGCCCGCCGCATGGGCCAGGGCGCAGCCGAGACGGAGGCCCGCATCCTTGTCGATCTGCTCGAAGCCAACAGCGGCAACGGGCCGAAGCTCTCCGACAACAAGACGCTGTTCCATGCCGACCATGGCAACAAGGCGGGCTCGGGCGCCGCGATCTCCGACGCCACGCTGTCGGCCGCGCGCCTTGCCATGCGCAGCCAGACCGGCTTGTCCGGCCAGCCGATCAGCGCAACGCCCAAGTACCTGCTGGTACCACCCGCGCAGGAGACCACGGCCGAGAAATGGCTTGCTACCATCGCGGCGGCGAAGGCCGCCGACGTGAACCCGTTCTCGGGGTCGCTGACACTGGTCGTCGAGCCGCGGCTGTCGAGCGCAACGCGTTGGTACGTGTCGGCCGATCCCGCCGAGATCGACGGGCTCGAATACGCCTATCTCGCCGGGGGCGAAGGGCCGCAGGTCGAGACCAAGGCCGGCTGGGATGTCGATGGCGTCGAAATCCGCGTGATCCTCGACTTCGGCGCCGGCTTCATCGACTGGCGCGGATGGTACCAGAACGCGGGGGCTTGA
- a CDS encoding phage head-tail joining protein, whose amino-acid sequence MTDLNQLETWRDALLKARYAGVRTVEYDGKRVTYATDAEMAAALADLDRRIAAASAPRVAQVRISSSKGT is encoded by the coding sequence ATGACCGATCTCAACCAGCTTGAGACATGGCGCGATGCGCTGCTGAAAGCGCGTTACGCCGGCGTGCGGACGGTCGAATACGACGGCAAGCGCGTCACCTACGCCACCGACGCCGAGATGGCCGCGGCGCTTGCCGACCTCGACCGGCGCATCGCCGCGGCCTCCGCGCCGCGCGTTGCCCAGGTTCGCATCAGCTCATCGAAAGGAACGTGA
- a CDS encoding DUF2190 family protein — translation MKNYIQEGRMITVAAPAGGVASGDGVVIGALFGVASKTAAAGETVTIATEGVFDLPKLASAIIAAGDKVSWDDTTKQVNLPGPGRFPIGIAIEAAGNGAIIVRVRLDGVATVAA, via the coding sequence ATGAAGAACTACATTCAGGAAGGCCGCATGATCACCGTTGCCGCGCCGGCCGGCGGTGTCGCCTCGGGTGATGGCGTCGTGATCGGCGCGTTGTTCGGCGTTGCCAGCAAGACCGCCGCGGCGGGCGAGACGGTCACGATCGCGACCGAAGGCGTGTTCGATCTGCCGAAGCTCGCGAGCGCCATCATCGCCGCCGGCGACAAGGTGTCGTGGGACGACACCACGAAGCAGGTCAACCTGCCCGGCCCCGGCCGCTTTCCGATCGGCATTGCCATCGAGGCCGCCGGCAACGGCGCGATCATCGTGCGCGTGCGGCTCGACGGGGTGGCGACCGTCGCGGCGTGA
- a CDS encoding type II toxin-antitoxin system VapC family toxin gives MIVAFDASILIYVIDEQAKPPTDPATGNPVDRCRERVTHLLESLQQQNAKIVIPTPALAEVLVRAAKGDPEFLRILSSSKHFRIAPFDERAAVEFAARQAERIAANERAPAATRTKAKFDDQIVAIASVEGATTIYSDDEDIAKLAEGRFGVVQIAAIPLPPESAQGKLPFDTEEQGGSNTRA, from the coding sequence TTGATCGTCGCATTCGATGCCAGCATTCTGATCTACGTCATCGACGAGCAAGCGAAGCCGCCGACCGATCCGGCGACCGGAAACCCGGTCGATCGCTGCCGGGAGCGTGTAACGCACCTCCTCGAATCCCTTCAACAGCAGAACGCCAAGATCGTCATTCCAACGCCGGCCCTCGCGGAAGTCCTGGTGCGCGCCGCGAAGGGAGATCCGGAGTTCCTTCGTATCCTCTCTTCAAGCAAGCACTTTCGAATTGCGCCATTTGATGAGCGGGCCGCCGTGGAGTTCGCGGCCCGCCAAGCCGAGCGCATTGCCGCCAACGAGCGAGCTCCTGCGGCGACGCGAACAAAAGCAAAATTCGACGATCAGATCGTCGCGATTGCTTCCGTCGAGGGCGCGACGACCATCTATTCCGATGACGAAGACATCGCGAAGCTCGCGGAAGGGCGCTTCGGGGTCGTCCAGATCGCCGCCATTCCGCTGCCGCCCGAATCCGCTCAAGGCAAATTACCGTTCGACACCGAAGAGCAAGGGGGCTCGAATACGAGAGCCTAA